Proteins found in one Mustela lutreola isolate mMusLut2 chromosome 12, mMusLut2.pri, whole genome shotgun sequence genomic segment:
- the EXOSC3 gene encoding exosome complex component RRP40 isoform X1, which produces MAEAGGATTESVAGDRARAARTMLDQVVLPGEELLLPEQEDAEGPGGAGERPLRLNAGTRSRGRVVCGPGLRRSGDRLLVTKCGRLRHKEPGGGSSGGGVYWVDSQQKRYVPVKGDHVIGIVTAKSGDIFKVDVGGSEPASLSYLAFEGATKRNRPNVQVGDLIYGQFVVANKDMEPEMVCIDSCGRASGMGVIGQDGLLFKVTLGLIRKLLAPDCEILQEVGKLYPLEIVFGMNGRIWVKAKTIQQTLILANILEACEHMTADQRKQIFSRLAES; this is translated from the exons ATGGCTGAGGCGGGGGGTGCTACGACCGAATCCGTTGCGGGAGACCGGGCGCGGGCGGCGCGCACCATGCTAGATCAGGTGGTACTCCCGGGTGAGGAACTGCTGTTGCCCGAGCAGGAGGACGCTGAAGGCCCAGGAGGTGCTGGGGAGCGACCGCTGCGCCTGAATGCGGGGACGCGCTCGCGGGGACGCGTTGTGTGCGGCCCCGGCTTGCGGCGCAGTGGCGACCGCCTGCTGGTCACCAAGTGCGGCCGCCTCCGTCACAAGGAGCCCGGCGGCGGCAGCAGTGGCGGTGGCGTTTACTGGGTGGACTCACAGCAGAAACGG tATGTCCCAGTGAAAGGAGACCATGTGATTGGCATAGTGACAGCTAAATCTGGAGATATATTCAAAGTGGATGTTGGAGGGAGTGAACCAGCATCTTTGTCTTACTTGGCATTTGAAGGTGCAACTAAAAGAAACAGACCCAATGTGCAG GTTGGAGATCTCATCTATGGCCAATTTGTGGTTGCTAATAAAGATATGGAACCTGAGATGGTCTGTATTGACAGCTGTGGACGAGCCAGTGGAATGGGTGTGATTGGACAGGATGGTCTGCTTTTTAAAGTGACTTTGGGCTTAATTAGAAA GCTCCTGGCTCCAGACTGTGAAATCCTACAGGAAGTGGGAAAACTCTACCCACTGGAAATAGTATTTGGGATGAATGGAAGAATATGGGTTAAGGCAAAAACCATTCAGCAGACCTTAATTTTGGCAAACATTTTAGAAGCTTGTGAACACATGACAGCAGATCAAAGAAAACAGATCTTCTCCAGATTGGCAGAAAGTTAG
- the EXOSC3 gene encoding exosome complex component RRP40 isoform X2 → MAEAGGATTESVAGDRARAARTMLDQVVLPGEELLLPEQEDAEGPGGAGERPLRLNAGTRSRGRVVCGPGLRRSGDRLLVTKCGRLRHKEPGGGSSGGGVYWVDSQQKRYVPVKGDHVIGIVTAKSGDIFKVDVGGSEPASLSYLAFEGATKRNRPNVQVGDLIYGQFVVANKDMEPEMVCIDSCGRASGMGVIGQDGLLFKVTLGLIRKAVTVTDWPLRARSNQLEQQVLTLD, encoded by the exons ATGGCTGAGGCGGGGGGTGCTACGACCGAATCCGTTGCGGGAGACCGGGCGCGGGCGGCGCGCACCATGCTAGATCAGGTGGTACTCCCGGGTGAGGAACTGCTGTTGCCCGAGCAGGAGGACGCTGAAGGCCCAGGAGGTGCTGGGGAGCGACCGCTGCGCCTGAATGCGGGGACGCGCTCGCGGGGACGCGTTGTGTGCGGCCCCGGCTTGCGGCGCAGTGGCGACCGCCTGCTGGTCACCAAGTGCGGCCGCCTCCGTCACAAGGAGCCCGGCGGCGGCAGCAGTGGCGGTGGCGTTTACTGGGTGGACTCACAGCAGAAACGG tATGTCCCAGTGAAAGGAGACCATGTGATTGGCATAGTGACAGCTAAATCTGGAGATATATTCAAAGTGGATGTTGGAGGGAGTGAACCAGCATCTTTGTCTTACTTGGCATTTGAAGGTGCAACTAAAAGAAACAGACCCAATGTGCAG GTTGGAGATCTCATCTATGGCCAATTTGTGGTTGCTAATAAAGATATGGAACCTGAGATGGTCTGTATTGACAGCTGTGGACGAGCCAGTGGAATGGGTGTGATTGGACAGGATGGTCTGCTTTTTAAAGTGACTTTGGGCTTAATTAGAAA GGCTGTAACTGTAACTGACTGGCCACTTCGAGCGAGATCTAACCAACTGGAGCAGCAGGTCCTAACACTGGACTAG
- the TRMT10B gene encoding tRNA methyltransferase 10 homolog B isoform X1, translated as MDWKLEGSAQKTDSHVLQEQEVILEDTGEDSISESFRLLQIDVECEHREGDMLPTGGTVWCSKNVQRKQRHWEKIVAAKKSKRKQEKERRKANRIENSGICPQHSKRFLRSLTKERLLEAKHSGPRLCIDLSMTHHMSKKELSRLAGQIRRLYGSNKKASRPFWIYLTGFTADSPLYEECLRMNDGFSSYLLDITEEDCFSLFSLDTLVYLTPDSEHALEDIDLNKVYILGGLVDESIQKKVTFQKAREHSVKTARLPIQEYMVRHQNGKNYHSEILTINQVFDILSTYFETQNWPEALKKGVSSRKGYVLQNSMDDGQPEKLPEAKLLEVS; from the exons ATGGACTGGAAGTTGGAAGGGAGTGCTCAGAAAACAGACTCACACGTGCTGCAGGAGCAAGAAGTCATCCTAGAGGACACAGGCGAAGATAGCATCTCTGAAAGCTTCCGGCTTCTACAGATCGATGTGGAATGCGAGCATCGGGAGGGAGATATGCTGCCCACAGGCGGTACAGTGTGGTGTTCA AAAAATGTCCAAAGAAAACAGAGACACTGGGAAAAGATAGTTgcagcaaagaagagcaaaagaaagcaagaaaaagaaagaagaaaggccaATCGTATAGAAAATTCAG GCATCTGCCCCCAACACAGCAAACGTTTTCTGAGATCCTTAACCAAGGAGAGACTTTTGGAAGCCAAACACTCAGGACCAAGACTCTGTATTGATCTGAGTATGACCCACCACATGTCTAAGAAG gaattaagtAGACTGGCTGGACAGATCCGAAGGTTGTATGGTTCAAATAAAAAAGCTAGCAGGCCATTCTGGATCTACCTCACTGGATTCACAGCTGACAGTCCCCTGTACGAAGAGTGTTTGAGGATGAATGATGGATTTTCTAGTTACCTG cTAGACATAACAGAGGAAGACTGCTTTAGTTTATTTTCTCTGGATACCCTTGTGTACCTGACTCCTGACTCAGAACATG CTCTTGAAGATATTGATCTAAACAAAGTTTACATCCTTGGTGGACTTGTGGACGAAAGCATTCAGAAG AAGGTGACATTTCAGAAAGCCCGAGAACATTCTGTCAAGACAGCCCGCTTGCCAATCCAGGAATACATGGTCAGACACCAGAATGGGAAAAACTATCATTCAGAGATACTGACCATCAATCAAG TGTTTGATATCCTGTCCACATACTTTGAGACGCAAAACTGGCCTGAAGCACTGAAGAAAGGAGTTTCTTCCAGAAAAGGCTATGTTCTTCAGAACTCCATGGATGATGGACAGCCTGAGAAGCTGCCAGAGGCAAAGTTGCTGGAGGTGTCTTGA
- the TRMT10B gene encoding tRNA methyltransferase 10 homolog B isoform X2: MDWKLEGSAQKTDSHVLQEQEVILEDTGEDSISESFRLLQIDVECEHREGDMLPTGGTVWCSKNVQRKQRHWEKIVAAKKSKRKQEKERRKANRIENSGICPQHSKRFLRSLTKERLLEAKHSGPRLCIDLSMTHHMSKKELSRLAGQIRRLYGSNKKASRPFWIYLTGFTADSPLYEECLRMNDGFSSYLKVTFQKAREHSVKTARLPIQEYMVRHQNGKNYHSEILTINQVFDILSTYFETQNWPEALKKGVSSRKGYVLQNSMDDGQPEKLPEAKLLEVS; the protein is encoded by the exons ATGGACTGGAAGTTGGAAGGGAGTGCTCAGAAAACAGACTCACACGTGCTGCAGGAGCAAGAAGTCATCCTAGAGGACACAGGCGAAGATAGCATCTCTGAAAGCTTCCGGCTTCTACAGATCGATGTGGAATGCGAGCATCGGGAGGGAGATATGCTGCCCACAGGCGGTACAGTGTGGTGTTCA AAAAATGTCCAAAGAAAACAGAGACACTGGGAAAAGATAGTTgcagcaaagaagagcaaaagaaagcaagaaaaagaaagaagaaaggccaATCGTATAGAAAATTCAG GCATCTGCCCCCAACACAGCAAACGTTTTCTGAGATCCTTAACCAAGGAGAGACTTTTGGAAGCCAAACACTCAGGACCAAGACTCTGTATTGATCTGAGTATGACCCACCACATGTCTAAGAAG gaattaagtAGACTGGCTGGACAGATCCGAAGGTTGTATGGTTCAAATAAAAAAGCTAGCAGGCCATTCTGGATCTACCTCACTGGATTCACAGCTGACAGTCCCCTGTACGAAGAGTGTTTGAGGATGAATGATGGATTTTCTAGTTACCTG AAGGTGACATTTCAGAAAGCCCGAGAACATTCTGTCAAGACAGCCCGCTTGCCAATCCAGGAATACATGGTCAGACACCAGAATGGGAAAAACTATCATTCAGAGATACTGACCATCAATCAAG TGTTTGATATCCTGTCCACATACTTTGAGACGCAAAACTGGCCTGAAGCACTGAAGAAAGGAGTTTCTTCCAGAAAAGGCTATGTTCTTCAGAACTCCATGGATGATGGACAGCCTGAGAAGCTGCCAGAGGCAAAGTTGCTGGAGGTGTCTTGA